GAAACTGCAAAAAAACTGAATTACAGTCCGAACAAGTTGGCTTCTTCTTTAAAATCGGGAAGAACCCAAACGATTGGCGTCATTGTTCCGAGTACACAAGTACATTTTTTTGCTTCGGTAATTCATAGCATTGAGCAAACTTTAAAGAATGCAGGATACCGGGTCTTACTTTATCAATCCAATGAATCTTTGGAGAATGAGATTAACGGAGTGAAGACATTATTAGAAGCACAGGTAGACGGAATTATTGCATCTATGTCGTTAGAAACCGAGAACGTTTCACATTTTCAGGATGTAATTAAGCAACAGAAGCCTTTAATTCTTTTTGACAGAACACATAAAAATATTAATGCTCCTTCGGTTACGATAAATGATACTGATGCAGGGTATATTGCCACTAAGCATTTAATAGATCAGGGATATCGAAATATCGGGTTTGTTACTACGAATCATCAGATCAAGATATTCAATGAGCGTTTTGAAGGTTATAAAAAAGCTTTAAGCGACCACAATCTGCCCTATGTAGAAGATCATGTAGTTTTCGGAGGTTTATCTATTAAGGATGGCCGTTTTGGCGCTGGGAAATTATTAAGATCCGCTAAAGTACCTGATGCTATTATTGCTGGGGATGATTTTACAGCTTTAGGTGTTATAAAGAAACTGAAGGAACAGGATTTGACTCCTCCTAAAATTGGAGTTATGGGATTTGCCAACGAAACTTTTTCCGCTTTTATTACACCAAATCTGTCTACTATTGATCAACAAGCTAATAAAATGGGAGCGGAGTGTGCAAAGATGTTTTTAAAGATGGTAAAAAAGAAAAATCCATACGAAAAAATAGAACATATTATTTTAGAACCTCTTTTGGTGGAAAGGCAATCTACAAATAAAAATAATGCATAATTTTGCATAATATTTGTATATTATTAGGTAATTAAATATTGTCTTATGGCGGATAAAATTAAAGTATTATATGTTGATGATGAGGATAATAATCTAATCTCATTCAAAGCTAACTTTAGAATGGAGTATAAGGTTTTTACTGCCATAAGCGGAGAGGAAGCACTTAAGATTTTAGAAAAGGAAAATATTGATATTATCATCACCGACCAGCGCATGCCTAATATGACAGGTGTTGAGTTCCTGGAAATGGTAATTGAGAAAAATCCAGACCCGATGCGCATTCTTTTAACCGGATATGCTGATATGTCCGCAGTTATTGATGCAGTAAACCGGGGAAAAATCTATCATTATCTGGCGAAGCCGTGGGATGAAAAGGAAATGCATGAAACTATCCAAAATGCCTACGAAGCTCTTAAAAAGAAACGTGATTTAAACGATCTTAATAAGAAGCTTGAGGCGTCAAACGATCAGCTAGAGTTTATGTTAAGACAAAATTTATTGTCTTAAAAATCAGCAAGTTCTATAATTTCTTTTATTTCTTCTACAGAATATGGTTTCTGAAGGACTTTTAGTACAGAAGGGTAGGTGCCGATCCTTTGGATTTCGTTTTTATTCAGCGATGTAGTAATCGGAACAATCCTGTACCATTGCTTTTTCTCTTCATCTAGTTGCTCAAAAGCGTCTAAAAAATCAAATCCTGTCATAACAGGCATCATAATATCCAATAATATAATGGTGTTTGAATGGGATTCGATATTGTCTATATGCTTCAAACAGGAGTGTGCTTCATAAAAGCTTTTTACTGATAAACTATTGTCTATTTTATCGATTAACTTTTCGGCGATAAAACAGTCTAGTTCTCTATCGTCTACTACAATGAATGCTAAGGTATCCATATCGAAAC
This genomic interval from Pseudopedobacter saltans DSM 12145 contains the following:
- a CDS encoding response regulator, encoding MDTLAFIVVDDRELDCFIAEKLIDKIDNSLSVKSFYEAHSCLKHIDNIESHSNTIILLDIMMPVMTGFDFLDAFEQLDEEKKQWYRIVPITTSLNKNEIQRIGTYPSVLKVLQKPYSVEEIKEIIELADF
- a CDS encoding response regulator — its product is MADKIKVLYVDDEDNNLISFKANFRMEYKVFTAISGEEALKILEKENIDIIITDQRMPNMTGVEFLEMVIEKNPDPMRILLTGYADMSAVIDAVNRGKIYHYLAKPWDEKEMHETIQNAYEALKKKRDLNDLNKKLEASNDQLEFMLRQNLLS
- a CDS encoding LacI family DNA-binding transcriptional regulator, translating into MKKKTTIYDIAKELNVTVSTVSRALNGFSTISEATRKAVLETAKKLNYSPNKLASSLKSGRTQTIGVIVPSTQVHFFASVIHSIEQTLKNAGYRVLLYQSNESLENEINGVKTLLEAQVDGIIASMSLETENVSHFQDVIKQQKPLILFDRTHKNINAPSVTINDTDAGYIATKHLIDQGYRNIGFVTTNHQIKIFNERFEGYKKALSDHNLPYVEDHVVFGGLSIKDGRFGAGKLLRSAKVPDAIIAGDDFTALGVIKKLKEQDLTPPKIGVMGFANETFSAFITPNLSTIDQQANKMGAECAKMFLKMVKKKNPYEKIEHIILEPLLVERQSTNKNNA